Below is a window of Paenibacillus bovis DNA.
ACCAAGACGTACCGTTTCCTTGGCTTTGTGTACCATCCGGCTGGTACGATCACTGCCCGCTTCATAGATAATCAGACGGATCGAGTTCGAACCAATATCAATGACTCCGAGCCGGTTACGATTATCGCTCATTGTGTCCTCGCCATGCACGCATCCCTGGTTATAATCATCGTCATTAACGAGTACCTCCTTCGGTAAAGTCATTATTCACGTTTACGGGTTGGTTATGATTTTAACAGGAACAGTCCATGATTTCCACAACCAATGCAGCCGACCTGCAGATTGTCTCCGATAGACAGACAAAAGCCGCTCTGTTCAGAGCGGCTCTGTCATGATCAGCCGGTTGGTTCAATATCAAACTGAGGATCGCCGCTTTTGATAACCACTTTCATCGTATCCTGTTTGGTATCGACGAAAATGTAGCGATCTGTATCTATATCCTTGGCCTGCCAATCCTTGAGCCGGATAATAAAGCCGATATTCGTTTCATCCGGAGCAATCATAATATTCGCGATTGCGCGGCCATTCTCTACCCGTTCAAAATCTACCTGACGGTGACCCAGTACAGATCCCCATACCCATAGATTCCAGCCGCGATAATCCTGGTTAGGACGTTCGTATTCCACTTCAATACTGCGCGGTACATAAGGCATAACCTCTACAAACCACTGGGCAGTCGCTTTGCCGGAAGTGACTGTAATCTTGGTCTTGCCCGGATGAATGCCGCGAATCACGCCGTCTTTGTTAACACGAGCCACACGCTTGTCACTGGAATTCCAGGTCAGCTTTGGACGGGCAATCGGACGGCCGTACTGATCAAGCACATCTGCTTTGAGGCGCATTCTTTTGCCAATGTATACCTGGTGTTCCCCCTGCAAATTCACCATATGCGGCACCAATGTCTCTACATGCAGCAGCAGACAGCTCTCTACGTTTCCGCACGATACACAGATCGTACTGGAACCTTCGCTTAGTGCTTTCATTTGACCGTCAGAGCGTACAGAGACTACTTTGTCATTGGAAGACTGGTAGCGTACACGCTCAGCCGTGTAGATCCGGCCTCGCTGATCACGCGGCACGACTCTCAGATGCAATTTTTCGCCGGGCTCCATAATGCTCGGCGTATATTCCCATTCCAGACTCGCCGGAATCGGCTTGTACTGATCTTCTTCATCAAACAGTACCATCATCGATAATGGAGCGACTACTACTTCGCCACCGAGCACCGAAGCCAGTGGACGTACGCCTGCAGCATGGTCATTGACGACTACCTGCCATTGGCGACTGAACTGCGGCAGTGTAACCGCTTGTTCTGTTGTAGCCGAATTGTAGATCACGATAATATGACGCCATTTATCCCCATGGGCATACTCGCCCAGCTGGAAAGCTACGATCTGATGATCGCTGCGCAGTACACGCAGATGCTTCTCTACTTCCTTGCGGTCAATCATACGGAAAGCCGGATGGCTCATCCGCAGCTGGATCAGTCCCTGATAATAATCGAATACCTGACGGAAACGTTGCTTGTTGCTCCAGCGAATCGCATTAATCGCATCCGGGCTGCGGTAGCTGTTATGATCACCGAACTTGCTGCGCAGCAACTCATCGCCTGCATGGATAAAAGGAATTCCTTGGCTCGTCAGCACAATACCATTGGCAAGGATTGAGCGGCGTACCCATTCCTGATCCAGCACATGATCGGGATTGATATATTTATAAGGATCTGCCTGCTGCACAGCTTCAGCTACATCACGCCCATCCGGCAGTCGGCCGTTGTCCATATGCAGGAAAGACAGTTCTTTTTCCGCTCCGCTCACACGTACAATTTTGTCCCACAGATTCAGATTGTCATGTGCGGTTACGTAGTTGATACTCTCGCTTGGATGATCGGTAAAGTCACCGATCGAGCCGTAGATTCCTTTGACCAGATCGCCTTCCTTGCCGAATTCACCGGTCGCGAATCCGCGGGTCTCGTCATCACTGCCACCTTTGATCGCACTGCGGAAGTTATCATTGAATAAAGCAAATCCCTTGCCACGCTGTGCACCCTTGAGCGTCTGCTGCGGCAGCGGCGACCAGCCGCCTGTCCACGGCTCACCATAGATCAGGATGCATGGATCAATATCACGACGCAGCTCCTGGGTCAGCTGGGTAACAGTCTCGGTATCAATCAGTCCCATCAGGTCAAAGCGGAACCCGTCCAGATGGTATTCGTTTGCCCAGTACCGAAGCGAATCCTTGATATATTTGCGCACCATCGGACGCTCGGTCGCAATCTCGTTGCCCACTCCGGAGCCATTGGTCAGCTGTCCGCGCTCATCCGTCCGGTAGAAATAACCCGGAATCAGGCGATCGAATGGACCATCATCCACGGAAAACGTATGATTGTACACGACATCCAGCACTACGCGCATGCCTTCGCCATGAAGAGCCTGCACTACTTTTTTGAATTCACGGATACGGGATGTTGGGTCCCATGGATCAGTCGAATAGGCGCCTTCCGGAACATTATAATGCTGCGGATCATAACCCCAGTTATATTTGACCTGATCAGAATCGGGGTCGTCCACAGTCAGTTCATTCACTGTCTGGAAATCGGCTATCGGCAGCAGATGCACATGCGTGATACCCAGCTCGCGCAGATGGTCAATACCGATACTATTGCCGTATTCATCGCACAATCCGGTTTCGGTAAAAGCAAGAAACTTGCCTTTGTGCTGTATCGATGCTTCGGGATCAATCGAAAAGTCTCTTACATGAAGCTCATAAATAACCGCATCGGTCAGACTCGCCATCGGCGGACGAATATCGTTTTCCCAACCTTCGGGATCGGTTTTGCGCAGATCTACAATAGCCGTACGCTGACCATTCGGCGAGACCGCACGAGCATAAGGATCCACTGCGTATTCCACGCTGCCATCCTGGAATTCTGCCCGGTACATATAATATTTGCCGGCCAGATTGCCTTCGTGCTCCAGTACCCATACGCCGCCTTCTTCCTGCTCCATCGGAATCTCCAGGCCTCCGGTATGATTATGAACCAGACCTTCATGATCGTATTCTCCCGGCTCATCATACAAGGCTACATCCACACGTACCGCATCCGGTGTCCATACTTTGAAGATGCTGTGCTGCGGTGTATATTGAATGCCCAGATCATCTATATCATAAAAATAGTCAGTCGCAATATTCATATTACGTGTCAGCGAGTGATTCATTTTATCTAGCATATTATTCACCACCATTTACATAGACTTTTATTATTCGTTATTTATTTACAGGATTTATTTATTCACGAGCATTATTTTTTCACAGGGAAACTATCCATTTCCTTCTCTATCGGTTTATTAACCCATACAGCAAAGTTATTCATCTATTTTATTCATCGGAAATTTTGTCGAATTTTTGAAGGTTTTGTAAAACTTTAGTCCTATGTTCTAGTGATTGTATCCGATAAACAACAGGAAATTATTTTGGTGCAATCGTTAGCACAAAAGAATAAAGCTGTTTTTCATTTTTATAATTTTAGCGAAGCAATAGCTTATAATTTGAATTATTATTACCGCAAATCACCTTATTTGAATAAAAAATTACAATTTTGATTTTCCGTCGTTAATATAAGAAGCAGCCGCAAAATAATTCCGCAGCTGCTTATCTATTTCTTATTGTTCTGTCAAAATAACAGGCCCTTCGGCCGTAATCGCAATAGTATGCTCATACTGGGCAGACAATGTGCCATCCGCTGTCCGCGCTGTCCATCCGTCCTGATCTACAGTCATGCGGTAAGTGCCCTCGTTGATCATAGGCTCAATAGTAAATACCATGCCTTCTTTGAGACGTGGTCCTTTGCCGGCCTGTCCGATATGTGCAAAGCTGGGCTGTTCATGCAGATTCCGTCCGATTCCATGACCAAGCAAATCACGCACTACGCCATAACCATAACTCTCGGCATGCTGCTGAATAACAGAAGTGACGTCTCCCAGACGATTGCCTGCC
It encodes the following:
- the pulA gene encoding type I pullulanase — translated: MLDKMNHSLTRNMNIATDYFYDIDDLGIQYTPQHSIFKVWTPDAVRVDVALYDEPGEYDHEGLVHNHTGGLEIPMEQEEGGVWVLEHEGNLAGKYYMYRAEFQDGSVEYAVDPYARAVSPNGQRTAIVDLRKTDPEGWENDIRPPMASLTDAVIYELHVRDFSIDPEASIQHKGKFLAFTETGLCDEYGNSIGIDHLRELGITHVHLLPIADFQTVNELTVDDPDSDQVKYNWGYDPQHYNVPEGAYSTDPWDPTSRIREFKKVVQALHGEGMRVVLDVVYNHTFSVDDGPFDRLIPGYFYRTDERGQLTNGSGVGNEIATERPMVRKYIKDSLRYWANEYHLDGFRFDLMGLIDTETVTQLTQELRRDIDPCILIYGEPWTGGWSPLPQQTLKGAQRGKGFALFNDNFRSAIKGGSDDETRGFATGEFGKEGDLVKGIYGSIGDFTDHPSESINYVTAHDNLNLWDKIVRVSGAEKELSFLHMDNGRLPDGRDVAEAVQQADPYKYINPDHVLDQEWVRRSILANGIVLTSQGIPFIHAGDELLRSKFGDHNSYRSPDAINAIRWSNKQRFRQVFDYYQGLIQLRMSHPAFRMIDRKEVEKHLRVLRSDHQIVAFQLGEYAHGDKWRHIIVIYNSATTEQAVTLPQFSRQWQVVVNDHAAGVRPLASVLGGEVVVAPLSMMVLFDEEDQYKPIPASLEWEYTPSIMEPGEKLHLRVVPRDQRGRIYTAERVRYQSSNDKVVSVRSDGQMKALSEGSSTICVSCGNVESCLLLHVETLVPHMVNLQGEHQVYIGKRMRLKADVLDQYGRPIARPKLTWNSSDKRVARVNKDGVIRGIHPGKTKITVTSGKATAQWFVEVMPYVPRSIEVEYERPNQDYRGWNLWVWGSVLGHRQVDFERVENGRAIANIMIAPDETNIGFIIRLKDWQAKDIDTDRYIFVDTKQDTMKVVIKSGDPQFDIEPTG